The Nitrospira lenta region AGGATATTGCGGAGTTGATATTGAGGAAATGCAGGGTCCGGTGTGGCCATGACGACAGCTCCTACCAGAGGGTGCGTAGGAGTTATCAGCCCGGGTGAAAACCGCAGGCGGTTCCGGTGAACCCCATCACCGTCAGGAATCTCTCAATGCTTATATACGCCCGTCGTCCGGCCGTCAATAAAGAGGCCGTGAGACGAGCGGGGTATGCGCGAAATCCAGGCCGGTCTAGCGGCGTTGTCCGCACTCGCATCGTCGCGCGGGCCGCGCCCGTCGCGCATTATTTGACGATCGTAAACCGCATCGTGCCGATGAGGCTCATCTCGCTCACCTGTTCGCCGGCGTGGATTTCGACTTTGTAACGCCCCGGCGTCCAGCGTTCGTTCGGCGGGAGTAGTTTTAAATACCCGCTCTCATCTTCCAAGGCCATGTGCATGGCGTCCTCACTGACGATCGTGTCCGGTTTGACGCCGGGTATCCCTTCGGGGAAGCACTGGCCGAATACCTTGAATGCTTGGTAATGCTGATGGAGAGCGAAGACGATGAAGATGGCCGGTGTCTCAGCGGCAAATCGTTCGGTCGGCTTCACTGGGACTATTTCATGCGTCTGGCGAAAGCCCAGTTCTTCCTCAAATCCCTCGGCCATCGTAATGGAACGAAACATTCCCTGCGGGGGGGCATCGAAGTCGTACGGCTTGGTATCTTCCGGCCGATTCTGAAACTCTGGGATGGGGAGATTCTTGGTGATCGGCAGTTCCCCGGCCCAGTTGGAGGCCGGTGCAGCGAGTAGGGTAGTCAGGGTAATGAGAAGGAGGCGGCTCATATGCAAGGTCTGGTACACCTCCTCAATAGTGCGAGTCAAGGTCACGCCTGGACTCTCTTCTAATTTCTCCCCTGGCCCTTCCTTACGAAGGAGGGGAAATCGACCGCGACGAGGCCGCATTTCCCCGATTGCGGCGCTTTCGAGCCGTCTGTTACAATCGCGATTCTTTACCGGGGGCTGGAATGCGTGAGCGCGTTCCAAGACGCCGCTGGAGGAGTGATGCGTTCATCTCACGCTCACATTGTGACGATCCTCACGCGTCTGTTACAAATCTGACTTTTGCCAAGGACTGGAACCACATGAGCACGTTACAAGACGCCGATGCCTTGCCGCAGTTGATCGGGGACTACAAGCCGCTCGATCAGTGGCAAGCCCATCTCAATACGCTGTTCTATCGCCTTCGGGGCGACCAGTTGCGGACCTATTACCAGACGTTCGCGTCGGCGGACTATCGATTAGCGCATGCGTTGGCCGCGGATTACTTCGAGAAGGTGATGAAGCGGGACAAAGCCAAAGGGGCCGCGACAGCTCCGCTCATTGTGCATGAATGGGGCCCGGGAAACGGCAATCTCGCCGCCTGTTTCTTGAGCCACCTGAAAGTGATCGACAAGGCTGGGCAGGTCTATCCGCGCGTCACGTATGTCCTGGTCGATTGGGAGCAGTCGGTTCTGGATCGGGCATTGGCGCATCCGGATCTCGCGCCGCACAACGATCGCGTGGAGGCTCAGCTGGCCACCGTCGATCATGTGTCCGGTGCGGCTGACCAATCCGTCGATCGAATTATTTGCAATGAATTGTGGAATGATCTGCCGACCAAGCTCATGGCGAAGAACGCCGGTGAGATCGAAGAAGAGTTCCTCCGTCCCAACCTGAGCGAATCGCTCCATGCCACTATTCAGGATTGGTCGGGCTTTGTCCGGGCCTTCGAAGCTAAAGACATCGAAACGCTCAAGACCTTTCCGCCCTTCCTCGACGATTTGGTTTGGGAGAAGGAATACCGGAAGGTGGAGTGGAAAGATGTGCCCTATCGCAAGACGATCACCGAATTTCTGAAGACCATCGATGAACAGGTGCTGGTTCCAATCAATCTGGGGGCCTTTGCGACCTTGAAGGAAGCCAAGCGCTTGCTGGCTCCCGGCGCGATCGGGTTCAGTGCGTTCGATGCCGGCACGGCGGATATGCAGGTGCTCAACGATCCGGACAAGCCCTGCTATGGCCAGTTCGGCGGGCAGTACAGCTTCATGATTAATTTTGCGCTGGTCGAGGTGATGGCGAAACATCTGGGGCTAGGCGGAGTCACCATCGAGCCGCAGCGGGAGTTTATCGGCCGGTCGTTGAATACCAATGTCATTACGCTCATGGATCTTCTGGCGACCCATCCATCCGCGGGACCGAAGTTGCAGCCGTGGGAGCAGGATCGTCTGGTGCTGAAGACTATCAAGGCATTGAACGAAGCTTACGAAAGCCCCTATAGCCGCATGCTGGAGTTTCCATTGCAGCAGAACATGCCGAGGGACGAACGGGAAACGTTGAACGGGATGCTGCTTTCGCTCAAGCGCACGGGGGTGCCGGACACCGTGGCCTATCTGACTGAGGAAGAATTGTCCGCGACGTCACGAGATTTGGAAACCGTCGGCTACGATCCCGATACGCTGAACGTGGCGCTCACCGCGCCGCCCAGCCCGATTGAGTATCTTCATTTTCTCTGCCGGTAACGAGAATTCCCGTCAGGCCTTTCCCTAGCCCTTCTTCCGTAAGGAGGGCTAGGCTGACGCGAAACATTCCGGTCCTCGGCTCCCTTTTCTCTTCCCGTCCGCCTCTCTCCCAGAGCCCGTTCCATGAGTTTTCCCTTGACTTGCCATTGAGTTTTCTATAGCCTTCCCCGCGATTTAGGTATCTCTCCCATCTTTCGTACGGGATCTGGGAGAGCGTCGATAAAATTAGACGGACAGCGTGCGCATCGCGAGGTAAGACATGTTTGGCTCCTTCGGCTGGATGGAATTGATGCTGATCTTGATCATCGTGTTGATCATCTTCGGCGCGGGTAAATTGCCGCAACTGGGCGAGGGACTTGGCAAAGCGATCAAGGGATTTAAAAAATCAGTGCACGAAGCCGATGCGATTGATGTGACGCCGGGCGAGCAGCCTTCGATGGCGCCACCGCAAGTGCAGGCGCATGTGATGGGCCAGCCGGAAGCGGCGCCACAGCAGCCGCAGGCCGCGCCGGTCGCGCAGCCCGGACAGACGAAGCAGGGATAACGCAGACGGAACGGGTGACGAGTCACGCGTGACGGGCATGGTGAGAAAAAACGGATTAACCAGAAATAGACGCGTGCCCGGTCATCCGTCGCGCGTCACAGGTTTCCCAGATGTTTGGATTAGGCGCCGGCGAAGTCTTAATTATCCTGGTGATCGCGTTTCTGTTATTTGGGCCCAAGCAGTTGCCTGAAGTCGGGCGTCAGGTCGGGAAGGCCGTCAAGGGGTTCAAGGAGACGGCCGAAGATCTGCGGAAGTCGGTGGAGCCCGAGATCAACATGATTCAGCAGGAAGTGAAGATGGTCGAGCAGGATTTCCAGGCGTCGATGAAAGAGGCGGAAGAGGAAATCAACGCAGCCGGCAAGCAGGCGGAGGACGGGGCCAAGTCCATCAGCCAGTCCGGACAGGCGTAACCCCGAGGCATCGGAGTCTTTGGGGACCGGAGAAAGCGGAACGCGCGACGTCTGACTGAAAGTGAGAAATTGCAAGGCGAAAAATTGATGCTGTGGTAACTACATACGTAGAGCAATGACGGAAGCGAACGGATTTGGCCATCGCGATATCGGCCGGAGTCGGTGCTAGGACATCGTCGTAGTGGAAGTAGTTGGATCTCAAGTCGGCAGCCTGTCTGTGGGAGTGGAGCCAACAGGGGCTGTTATCCAATTCACAGGAGGAACGCTATGAGAAGCATCCAAGGACGGACCAGGCTGGCCAGTATGGCCACCTTCTTCAGCGCGGCCGTAATGGCGGCGGGTATGTCGGTCACGGCAGTCCCGGCCCAAGCGTCGTTTGAACTGCCCGAAGGCGAGAAGATCACGAATCTTCCTGCCATCCCCCGTGCGATTCCGCAAAAGGAAGCGTACGAACTCTACGATCCGAAGATCGGAAAGAATTTCGATCTCAAGAATTTCTGGATCCGCGCGGATGTCCGCGTGCGGCCGGAAATGCGTAACGCGGCTTGCTTCGGCAACACATTTGGCTCAGTGGCCGGTGCTTGTAACACGTTTGGAGCCACCGGTTCACCGGGAGCAAACGGTACCAGAGGACGGGCGAACGACTCGTATGTCCAACAGTGGGTGCGGTTGGGTATCGGGTACGACCTCTCGCCGGACGTGAATTTCTATATGGAATTGATCGACTCGGCCACCTGGGGTGGCAACGGAACAGTCGCAGGCACGAACGGTGCGGCTGGCGTGGATGCGCTCAACCACAATGGATCGACTGCCAACGGCGGCGGCAATAACGGGCGCCTCGGTGTCCGCGCTGCCTATATGTTGGTTCGGAACTTCGCCGGAGTCCAGGGCCTTAGCCTGAAGGCCGGACGCCAGTATATTGTCTTCGGTAACCATTCATTGTTCGGTCACTTCGATTGGGCCAACACCGGTTATTCCCATGACGGTGTGATGTTGCAGTACAGCACCAAGTCCATCGATACCTATTTGGGCTGGTTCAAGACTTCAGAGTCTGATCTTGGTCAGGCTGCCCCGGTCGGCAGTTTGGGCAACAATATTGCCGGCACGACCAACTCTGCCTCTGCTGACGGCGACATGGTGATTTTCTACAACCAAATTAAGGCCGTCCCGGGTTTCCTGATCGAACCCTATTACATTTTCTATCGGAACGGCTTGGCTTCCGGTCAAGTGACTACCGATGTCGCATTTGGCCAGGGTGCGCCGAAGCATGCGAACCAAGTCCGCCACACGGTGGGTAACCGGATCGAAATGCGCAAGGGCAATTTCGATGCGACCAACGAAATAGTGTATCAGTTCGGTTCCATGGGTGATAACGGAGCCGGCAGCGCGTTGGCTGGCGGAGCGGGTGGTTGTCAAAGCAGCGGCCGTTGCTTGAGCATCAATGCCTGGGCGACCAGAAACTGGATCGGCTACACGGCGTACGAAATGGCCTGGAAGCCGCGCTTGGCGTTCAACTTCGACTACGCCTCAGGCGATGGCCGCAACAATTGCGGTCAGGGTGGTGCCGCATCAGGGTCTTGCGGAACGGCCAACACGTTTGAAAACTTCTTCCCGACGAACCACATCCACATGGGTTACATGGATGTCCAAGCCTGGAAGAACATGATGAGCCCCTCGGTGAACTTCCAAGCTCGCCCGAGCAAGGACGATCATGTGGAAATCTGGTACACCAACCTGAACCTCGCGAATGCCCGTGACAACTGGTATCGCGGTGCGCAGGGTGCGTACGTATTCTCGAATATCGACAACACCAAGAAGCATATCGGAGACGAAATCGACGTGGCCTGGACCCATATGATGATGGACGGCAAGCTGTCCTTCCAGGCGGCCTATGGCTACTTGTTTGCCGGCGACTACATTCACCACAACTTGGGCGGCGCCAGCACCAATCAACAATGGGGCTACGTCCAGCTCTGGATGAACTTCTAAGAGAAGTTTGCAAAGCATTTGCTCGTGACGCGCTGATCCGCGTCACGTAGTCAATCCAAGAAGCCCCGCGGGGAGATCCCCCGCGGGGCTTCTGCTTTTCAGGGGACGGACTTCATATGCTGATTTTCATTTCTTTACGCCGCCGCTTGTCCATAGGCGAGCGCTCGTCTATACTTTGCCCGTTCCATCGGCAGGCGGATTGATTCATTCCCGAACACACCGTGCACGATTTACAAAAACAGCTTCGACAGCAGTTCGGTCTTGCCCAGTTTAGGACGGGGCAAGAAGACGTTATGCGGGCCGTTCTGGCCCGTCGCGATGCGCTGGTGGTCATGCCGACAGGCCAGGGCAAATCGCTCTGCTATCAACTTCCTGCGACGTTCTTGCCCGGTTTAACTCTCGTGGTTTCTCCGCTCATCGCCTTGATGCAGGATCAAGTCGAGAGTCTGAAGCAGCGCAAGATTTCCGCCGCCGCGTTTCATTCCGGTTTGACCGAGCAGCAACGGGATAAGGTCATCCAAGGTCTCCACCTTCAAAGTCTCAAGCTGCTCTATGTGGCGCCAGAACGGATTCAGCACGAAGGATTTCTTCGTTTGGTTCGAAAATGTTTGGTATCGCTTCTGGTGGTCGATGAAGCGCATTGCATCTCGCAGTGGGGGCATGATTTCAGACCCGATTATATGAAGCTCGGGCGCCTTCGCCAGGAGCTCAACAATCCGCCCTGCTTGGCGTTGACGGCGACGGCCACGACGCGGGTGCAGGCTGATATCTGTGAACGGTTGACCCTGCGAGACCCGTTGGCAATGGTGACGGGATTCCGTCGGGAAAATCTGGCCTTGTCCGTCCGGCTCTGCTCGTCTCTTGGAGAGAAGCTGACGGAGTTGGATCGCTTGGTTCGGAAATGCGAAACGGGCACTATTGTGATTTATGGTGCCACCCGCCGGACGGTCGAGGACGTCGCGAGCTGGTTAGGACAAACCTATCCTTCCGTCGGCTATTACCATGCCGGGCTCTCCGATGAGGAACGGCGGCTTGTTCACAATGAGTTTCGCCAAGGACAGCTCCGTATTCTCGTCGCGACCAACGCGTTCGGTATGGGCATCGATAAATCGGATGTGCGGCTGGTTGTCCATATCGATATTCCCGGGAGTGTCGAGGCCTACTATCAAGAGGCTGGCCGCGCCGGGCGTGATGGCCTGCCGGCTGCTTGCGTGCTGTTGTTTCACGAGCGAGATCTCTCCAC contains the following coding sequences:
- a CDS encoding SAM-dependent methyltransferase, giving the protein MSTLQDADALPQLIGDYKPLDQWQAHLNTLFYRLRGDQLRTYYQTFASADYRLAHALAADYFEKVMKRDKAKGAATAPLIVHEWGPGNGNLAACFLSHLKVIDKAGQVYPRVTYVLVDWEQSVLDRALAHPDLAPHNDRVEAQLATVDHVSGAADQSVDRIICNELWNDLPTKLMAKNAGEIEEEFLRPNLSESLHATIQDWSGFVRAFEAKDIETLKTFPPFLDDLVWEKEYRKVEWKDVPYRKTITEFLKTIDEQVLVPINLGAFATLKEAKRLLAPGAIGFSAFDAGTADMQVLNDPDKPCYGQFGGQYSFMINFALVEVMAKHLGLGGVTIEPQREFIGRSLNTNVITLMDLLATHPSAGPKLQPWEQDRLVLKTIKALNEAYESPYSRMLEFPLQQNMPRDERETLNGMLLSLKRTGVPDTVAYLTEEELSATSRDLETVGYDPDTLNVALTAPPSPIEYLHFLCR
- the tatA gene encoding twin-arginine translocase TatA/TatE family subunit, with product MFGSFGWMELMLILIIVLIIFGAGKLPQLGEGLGKAIKGFKKSVHEADAIDVTPGEQPSMAPPQVQAHVMGQPEAAPQQPQAAPVAQPGQTKQG
- the tatA gene encoding twin-arginine translocase TatA/TatE family subunit yields the protein MFGLGAGEVLIILVIAFLLFGPKQLPEVGRQVGKAVKGFKETAEDLRKSVEPEINMIQQEVKMVEQDFQASMKEAEEEINAAGKQAEDGAKSISQSGQA
- a CDS encoding alginate export family protein; the protein is MRSIQGRTRLASMATFFSAAVMAAGMSVTAVPAQASFELPEGEKITNLPAIPRAIPQKEAYELYDPKIGKNFDLKNFWIRADVRVRPEMRNAACFGNTFGSVAGACNTFGATGSPGANGTRGRANDSYVQQWVRLGIGYDLSPDVNFYMELIDSATWGGNGTVAGTNGAAGVDALNHNGSTANGGGNNGRLGVRAAYMLVRNFAGVQGLSLKAGRQYIVFGNHSLFGHFDWANTGYSHDGVMLQYSTKSIDTYLGWFKTSESDLGQAAPVGSLGNNIAGTTNSASADGDMVIFYNQIKAVPGFLIEPYYIFYRNGLASGQVTTDVAFGQGAPKHANQVRHTVGNRIEMRKGNFDATNEIVYQFGSMGDNGAGSALAGGAGGCQSSGRCLSINAWATRNWIGYTAYEMAWKPRLAFNFDYASGDGRNNCGQGGAASGSCGTANTFENFFPTNHIHMGYMDVQAWKNMMSPSVNFQARPSKDDHVEIWYTNLNLANARDNWYRGAQGAYVFSNIDNTKKHIGDEIDVAWTHMMMDGKLSFQAAYGYLFAGDYIHHNLGGASTNQQWGYVQLWMNF
- a CDS encoding RecQ family ATP-dependent DNA helicase, with amino-acid sequence MHDLQKQLRQQFGLAQFRTGQEDVMRAVLARRDALVVMPTGQGKSLCYQLPATFLPGLTLVVSPLIALMQDQVESLKQRKISAAAFHSGLTEQQRDKVIQGLHLQSLKLLYVAPERIQHEGFLRLVRKCLVSLLVVDEAHCISQWGHDFRPDYMKLGRLRQELNNPPCLALTATATTRVQADICERLTLRDPLAMVTGFRRENLALSVRLCSSLGEKLTELDRLVRKCETGTIVIYGATRRTVEDVASWLGQTYPSVGYYHAGLSDEERRLVHNEFRQGQLRILVATNAFGMGIDKSDVRLVVHIDIPGSVEAYYQEAGRAGRDGLPAACVLLFHERDLSTQEYFIQQAAKDPASGERAARMRTLLREMLAYVSIRTCRQLAILDYFSDAEERAMGPCGLCDRCVSEVRDVPASIHDDTACAKAVLQTVAWCDGRFGLTRVVEILRGSQSKVILSQGAERCESYGLCRDASKTTVTHAVKDLIESGYLAVIGQEYPLLDLTRLGREVLNGTRVLDARPPAIKGAVGARATTSVTERRPSRAIELSVPGDPQLYERLRRLRTTLAEEEGVAPFVIFHDKTLRTIASHKPVTQAALLEIPGIGDAKVERYGRRVLEIVNGE